A stretch of Anas acuta chromosome 3, bAnaAcu1.1, whole genome shotgun sequence DNA encodes these proteins:
- the MRPL2 gene encoding large ribosomal subunit protein uL2m, protein MAAAALCRALGALVLSPPRAAAIAAIAAARPVAIAAPSGVVAAAAGRWLSASAARCTTDPMWKCRVKYTVRALGMRKTGGRDHTGRIRVRGIGGGHKRRYRMIDFQRLRYQEGSEKVVSVRYDPCRSADIALVAGGNRKRWIIATENMQPGDIIRNSAHIGRMAVSAKEGDAYPLGALPVGTLICNLESHPGKGAQYIRAAGTCGVLLRKVNGTAIVQLPSKRQMQVLETCVATVGRVSNVDHNKRVIGKAGRNRWLGKRPHTGLWHRKGGWAGRKIRPLPPLKSYVHLPRVAAPPGQ, encoded by the exons atggcggcggccgcGCTGTGCCGGGCGCTGGGGGCGCTGGTGCTGTCGCCCCCCCGCGCCGCCGCTATCGCCGCTATCGCCGCCGCCCGGCCTGTCGCGATAGCGGCGCCCTCCGGGGTCGTGGCGGCGGCCGCCGGCCGCTGGCTGAGCGCCTCGGCGGCGCGCTGCACGACTGACCCCATGTGGAAGTGCCGCGTCAAGTACACCGTGCGGGCCCTCGGCATGAGGAAAACCGGGGGGCGAGACCACACGG GTCGCATCCGCGTGCGGGGCATCGGGGGGGGCCACAAGCGGCGGTACCGCATGATCGACTTCCAGCGGCTGCGCTACCAGGAGGGCAGCGAGAAGGTGGTCAGCGTGCGATACGACCCGTGCAG GTCGGCTGACATCGCGCTGGTGGCCGGCGGCAATCGGAAGCGCTGGATCATCGCCACGGAGAACATGCAGCCGGGGGACATCATCAGGAACTCGGCGCACATCGGCAGGATGGCGG TGTCGGCCAAGGAAGGGGACGCCTACCCGCTGGGGGCCCTGCCCGTGGGCACGCTGATCTGCAACCTGGAGAGCCACCCCGGCAAAGGGGCGCAGTACATCCGCGCGGCCG GGACCTGCGGGGTGCTGCTGCGCAAGGTGAACGGGACGGCCATCGTGCAGCTGCCCTCCAAGAGGCAAATGCAG gtgCTGGAGACCTGCGTGGCCACGGTGGGCCGCGTCTCCAACGTGGACCACAACAAGCGGGTGATCGGCAAGGCGGGCCGCAACCGCTGGCTGGGCAAACGGCCCCACACGGGGCTGTGGCACCGCAAGGGCGGCTGGGCCGGCCGCAAGATCCGGCCCCTGCCGCCCCTCAAGAGCTACGTGCACCTGCCCCGCGTGGCGGCCCCGCCGGGACAATAA